The following are encoded in a window of Magnolia sinica isolate HGM2019 chromosome 11, MsV1, whole genome shotgun sequence genomic DNA:
- the LOC131218700 gene encoding pectinesterase-like, with the protein MPHEIRSPSTSSATHDEYDAGDIFPDHVPPDEATVAADRRQTRKRAVIIVVSFVVLVAAVALIAFSGMFRPGSGQLDSGQNDNPNGRDAALVRSKIQALCAVTDFQDLCVSSIVETSGLQTVNLKKLILCSTKVAIAAVQKACEYSAGISNNRLDSRTASSFRDCDELLTYARDELNASYVDIDNMHLISLPFKMPGILSSLSAAIAFQQTCTDGLPGGRGDLTVTMRALLKNATEATRNNLAIVSGYPSQQEEATRVRSLLDAIEGEAVWYVAKGKPDAVVAQDGSGDYQTIGDALKAALKERNGRFVIYVKEGVYKENVRVTREMRYVTMYGDGADRTVVIGSKGFADGVSVYGSATFAVSGAAFMARDMGFKNTAGPEKAQAVALRVESDLSVIYNCTIDSYQSTLFAHAHRQFYRDCIITGTIDIINGDAAAIFQNCEIVVKKPLPGQPNTVAAHTRIDEHEPTGIVAQNCTISPAADLFPVKGLIQSYLGRPVKEFSLTVIMQSKIDDVIRPEGWAPSIGNVDPNSTATAFLGEFRNSGPGADLDRRVSWPAYHVLLDVADVSRFTVEEFIMGPWWLKMTGVPFYTGVN; encoded by the exons ATGCCGCACGAAATCCGTTCCCCCTCCACCTCCTCCGCCACCCACGACGAATACGACGCCGGCGACATCTTCCCCGACCACGTCCCGCCGGATGAGGCGACCGTTGCCGCCGATCGTCGCCAGACCCGAAAGCGCGCCGTCATCATCGTCGTCTCCTTCGTCGTGCTCGTCGCCGCCGTCGCCCTCATCGCCTTCTCCGGCATGTTCCGCCCAGGCTCCGGACAGTTGGATAGTGGCCAGAACGACAACCCCAACGGCCGCGATGCAGCGCTTGTACGGTCCAAGATCCAGGCCCTCTGCGCCGTCACCGATTTCCAAGACCTATGCGTCTCGAGCATCGTTGAGACGTCCGGCCTCCAAACCGTGAATCTCAAAAAGCTCATCTTATGCTCCACGAAAGTGGCGATCGCAGCCGTCCAAAAGGCCTGCGAGTATTCCGCGGGTATAAGCAACAACCGCTTGGATTCGAGGACGGCATCGTCTTTCCGCGACTGCGACGAGCTGCTAACGTACGCGCGGGATGAGCTCAACGCATCTTACGTCGATATCGACAACATGCATCTGATATCCCTTCCGTTCAAGATGCCAGGCATCTTATCGTCACTAAGCGCCGCGATCGCCTTCCAGCAGACGTGTACGGACGGATTGCCAGGCGGGAGGGGCGATTTGACGGTCACGATGAGAGCGTTGCTGAAGAACGCGACGGAGGCGACGAGGAATAATCTCGCGATCGTATCCGGGTACCCGTCCCAGCAGGAGGAGGCGACACGTGTCAGGAGTCTTCTAGATGCGATCGAGGGCGAGGCGGTTTGGTACGTGGCCAAGGGGAAGCCTGATGCTGTGGTGGCACAGGACGGGTCGGGGGATTATCAGACGATCGGAGATGCGTTGAAGGCGGCGTTGAAGGAGAGGAATGGCAGGTTCGTAATTTACGTGAAGGAGGGGGTTTATAAGGAGAATGTGAGGGTGACGAGGGAGATGAGGTACGTGACCATGTATGGTGATGGTGCGGATCGGACGGTCGTGATTGGAAGCAAGGGGTTCGCCGATGGGGTTTCCGTGTATGGATCGGCGACGTTCG CTGTATCTGGAGCAGCATTCATGGCAAGAGACATGGGCTTCAAGAACACTGCTGGGCCTGAAAAGGCCCAGGCCGTCGCACTCCGCGTCGAATCCGATCTGTCCGTCATCTACAACTGCACCATCGACAGCTACCAGAGCACCCTCTTCGCGCACGCCCACCGTCAATTCTACCGTGATTGCATCATCACGGGCACGATCGACATCATCAACGGCGACGCTGCGGCCATCTTCCAGAACTGCGAGATCGTAGTAAAGAAGCCGTTACCGGGCCAACCAAACACCGTTGCGGCCCACACCCGCATCGACGAACACGAACCCACTGGAATTGTAGCACAGAACTGTACGATCTCGCCTGCGGCTGATCTCTTTCCAGTCAAGGGTCTGATACAATCGTACCTAGGCCGGCCGGTAAAAGAGTTCTCGTTGACAGTAATCATGCAATCGAAGATAGATGATGTGATCCGGCCCGAAGGGTGGGCCCCGTCGATAGGCAATGTGGACCCGAATAGCACAGCCACAGCTTTTCTAGGGGAATTCCGGAACAGTGGGCCCGGAGCCGATCTCGACCGCAGGGTCTCGTGGCCTGCTTACCACGTGCTGCTTGATGTGGCGGATGTGTCGAGATTCACCGTTGAGGAATTCATCATGGGACCTTGGTGGTTGAAGATGACTGGAGTGCCATTCTATACCGGCGttaattaa